In the genome of Dehalococcoidales bacterium, the window TGTTGGTGGACTCCCAGTGCGCGGAACGGCGGGCGGTCTTCTTCTCGTCCAGGAGGGGCGGGTTCCAGAAAACGAAGTCCTTCCAGCCGCGGGGCGAGCCGTCATCGTCCACCACCTCACAGGGGAGGCCGGTCAGGGCCAAAGCGTGCTCGCCGGGATTGGCGACGGTAGCGGTGCACAGGATAAACTGCGGGTCAGAGCCGTAGAGTTTACATAACCGGCGTAACCGGCGCAAGACGCAGGCCACGTGCGAGCCGAACACCCCCCTATATATATGGGCCTCGTCAACGACCACGTACTTCAAATGCCGCAGCAGGGTGGCCCAGGACTGGTGGTTGGGCATGATGCCCACGTGCAGCATATCCGGATTGGTGAGGATGACGCGGCCGTACCTTCTAACGTCGCCGCGCTCCGAGCGGGGGGTATCGCCGTCAAAAGTGGCCAGCGCATCCTCCGGGAGGAGGTCCGGGGAGAAAAGCTCGTGGAGTTTGCGGAGCTGGTCCTGGGCCAGCGCCTTGGTGGGGAAGAGGTAGAGGGCGCGGGTGAACGGCTCGGTCAGCGCCGACTGCATCACGGCGATGTTATAGACCAGGCTCTTGCCGCTGGCGCTGGAGGTGGCGATGATAACGTTTTTGCCGGCGCGGGCCAGGTTGACCGCCCGGGCCTGGTGGCTGTAGAGGGGCGAAAGGCCGTGGGCGTCCAGACAGTCCTGGAGGGCGGGGACGAGGGGCTCGTCCAGCTTACCGTAACGGGCGCGGCGGGGGGCAATGTGCTCAATATGGGCAATCTGGCTTTCGTAGCCGGTGCGGGAGCGGATATGGTTGAGGAAAGCCTGGATTTCCATATTAAGAATCAGCCTCTGCTCCCCGTGACGAATCCGCCTCGGCTCCTCCTTTGACAAAGGAGGACGATGTATTTTTAACAAAGGGTCTTGGAAAAGTACTCATTAATTCGTCCCCCTTTCTAAAGGGGGATAGAGGAGGATTTTCCTGATGTTTCCCACGACTTTTTCTGTTTTACTTAATACATCCGAGTTTGAATACCTTAACACTCTTAAGTCCAAATTAGTAAGGTACTCATCTCTGAGTTTATCATTTCGCTTACCCACCATGGTATAGTGGCGCCCGCCGTCAACTTCTATAACCAGGTTCACCTTAGGACAATAAAAATCCACGATATAGTCACCAATCGGTTTTTGCCGGTAAAATTTAACTCCAAGGTGTTTTAGCTGTAACCGCTGCCATAAACATTTTTCTGCTTTCGTAGGATGTTTTCTCAATTCTCTAGCTGGTTCTACCAAGTTTTTATTATATGGAAGCATTGCTTAAAACTATAGTCCTAGACTTCAATCATCTCGGTGGAATAGTCGAGCAGCTCCACGTCAAAGCGGCCGTTTACGATAAAGCTCACCACTTTGGAGAGCACCTCGTTGCTGTGGCGCTTATCATTGCTGATGCAGCAGATGCCGATGACGGCCTGCTGCCACATGTCATTATCGTCCACCTCCGCCACGGCGACGTCAAAGCGGG includes:
- a CDS encoding DUF503 domain-containing protein, with the protein product MNIGVAKVSLRIPENTDLKGKRQVIKSIIGRVKSRFDVAVAEVDDNDMWQQAVIGICCISNDKRHSNEVLSKVVSFIVNGRFDVELLDYSTEMIEV